In Microbacterium pumilum, the following proteins share a genomic window:
- a CDS encoding DNA-formamidopyrimidine glycosylase family protein has translation MPEGDSVYRAARRLNEALAGAEVTRFELRVPQAATVDLRGLVVHEVVPRGKHLLHHIGDYTLHSHLKMEGEWRVYRPGERWHKPAYTARAIVGTAERETVGFDIADIAVVATADEERLVGHLGPDPLAETWDPVEAARRLSSDERAVHVAILDQRNVAGFGNEYANEILFVRGILPTTPASQTDAAAIVDLGARMLRANKDRGNRTFTGDSRPGRATWVYGREGRPCRRCGTLIRSGSLGADPTRERNIFWCPECQTAPR, from the coding sequence ATGCCTGAGGGAGACAGCGTCTACCGCGCCGCCCGCCGCCTGAACGAGGCGCTCGCCGGTGCCGAAGTGACGCGATTCGAGCTGCGGGTTCCCCAGGCGGCGACCGTGGACCTGCGTGGGCTGGTCGTGCACGAGGTCGTGCCGCGCGGTAAGCACCTGCTCCACCACATCGGCGACTACACGCTGCACTCGCACCTGAAGATGGAGGGCGAGTGGCGGGTCTATCGCCCTGGGGAGCGCTGGCACAAGCCCGCGTACACCGCCCGGGCGATCGTGGGCACCGCCGAGCGCGAGACCGTGGGCTTCGATATCGCCGACATCGCAGTGGTCGCGACGGCCGACGAGGAGCGGCTCGTGGGCCATCTCGGACCCGACCCGCTCGCGGAGACCTGGGACCCGGTCGAAGCGGCGCGCCGGCTTTCGAGCGACGAGCGCGCCGTCCACGTCGCGATCCTGGATCAGCGCAACGTGGCCGGCTTCGGCAACGAGTACGCCAACGAGATCCTGTTCGTGCGCGGCATCCTGCCCACGACTCCTGCCAGTCAGACGGATGCCGCGGCGATCGTCGATCTCGGCGCGCGCATGCTCCGCGCGAACAAGGATCGCGGCAACCGGACCTTCACAGGGGACTCTCGACCCGGCCGCGCGACCTGGGTGTACGGGCGCGAGGGTCGGCCGTGTCGGCGCTGCGGCACCCTCATCCGCAGCGGCTCGCTCGGTGCCGATCCCACCCGCGAGCGCAACATCTTCTGGTGCCCGGAGTGCCAGACGGCGCCGCGATGA
- a CDS encoding Lhr family ATP-dependent helicase, with protein MSDVLERFGPATQDWFRGAFPRPTDAQIGAWDAISLGRHALVVAPTGSGKTLSAFLWAIDRVFHEKDAAPPVATGRKRRSTDAVPSPTRILYISPLKALGVDVERNLRSPLVGIGQSARRLGIAVPDVTVGVRSGDTTSSDRRKLVSAPPDILITTPESLYLMLTSQAGATLTGVHTVIVDEVHAVAATKRGAHLAVSLERLDALRQAHQPGVAAAQRIGLSATVRPIDEVARFLGGAAPVDIVAPRSTKAFDLRVIVPVDDMLNPPPPPGAEAVPTEALADDSVDSADVVDEDWFSDGSTGSRTAHRPESTELTGSVWPHVEEAIVDRIVRHRSTIVFCNSRRLAERLTGRLNEIYAERLGLELPYPGVPAAMMAQAGATAGADAVLAKAHHGSVSKEQRAQVEDELKSGILRCVVATSSLELGIDMGAVDLVIQVEAPPSAASGLQRIGRAGHQVGEVSRAALFPKHRGDVLHTAIVTERMLAGQIESISIPQNPLDILAQQTVAASALGPVDVEGWFETLKRSAPFRSLPRSAYEATLDLLAGRFPSDEFAELRPRLVWDRDHGTLTGRPGSQRIAVTSGGTIPDRGLFGVFIAGESQNARVGELDEEMVYESRVNDVFTLGTTSWRIVEITHDRVNVVPAFGQPGKVPFWHGDGIGRPAELGEALGKFSREVSAATPEKAEDRLRDAGLDDNAAGNLLAYLSEQREATGTLPTDRTLTVERSRDEVGDWRVILHSPYGMQVHSPWALAVNARIRERLGVEGSAVASDDGIIARVPDAAAEPPGADLFVFDPDELEQIVTDEVGGSALFASRFRECAARALLLPRRNPGRRSPLWQQRQRSAQLLEVARRYPTFPIILETLREVLQDVYDVPALLRIARAIGERRIRLVETTTSQPSPFARDLLFGYVGAFMYEGDSPLAERRAAALSVDPALLSELLGRIEMRELLDPDVIAQFEREAQRLDPERRARGVEGVADLLRILGPQSAADVQARLEPSDGSATATEAEAEALLTALIDARRAIPITIAGISRVAAIEDAGRLRDALGVALPVGIPTAFLEPLADPLGDLVARYARTHGPFRADAVAERLGVGVAVARHTLQRLESQGRVASGFFLPAPSTSSGTAFDAETAFDAETGFGSGTGVGSATSASAVDEAEWCDAEVLRRLRMRSLAAIRGSVEPVSQEAYARFLPVWQHLTRPLDGIDGVLAVVEQLAGVPIPASAWESLVLPARVADYAPGMLDELTATGEVVWSGHGSLPGRDGWIALHPADAVALTLPPPEDDIAPGSLEAQLLLALAAGGAYFAAQLRQLTGAENEQAVVEALWSLTWAGRVTNDTFAPVRALVGGGSQAHRVARKTPRARVYRGAAVRTVAASVPRPASVGGRWSLLAAPEDDPALRATAAASLLLDRYGVVTRGAVQAEGLPGGFAQAYRVLAGFEEAGHCRRGYVIEKLGAAQFAASATVDRLREFAGVSDPPPLLAVTLAATDPANPYGAALAWPALEGISHRPGRKAGGLVVIVDGTLALYLERGGKSALAFTGDEAVLGAATRDLGVTARARRLDTLTIEQVNGEFVYGTPVGRGLRDAGFVESPRGLTLRRLTAGDETRALRQAQGPARA; from the coding sequence ATGAGCGATGTGCTCGAGCGGTTCGGCCCTGCTACGCAGGACTGGTTCCGTGGCGCGTTCCCGCGGCCCACCGATGCGCAGATCGGCGCGTGGGATGCGATTTCGCTCGGACGGCACGCCCTCGTCGTTGCGCCCACGGGCTCCGGCAAGACGCTCTCAGCGTTCCTGTGGGCGATCGACCGGGTCTTCCACGAGAAGGATGCGGCGCCGCCCGTCGCCACGGGGAGGAAGCGACGGTCGACGGATGCCGTGCCCTCCCCCACGCGGATCCTCTACATCTCGCCCCTGAAGGCACTGGGCGTCGACGTCGAGCGCAACCTCCGCTCGCCGCTGGTGGGCATCGGCCAGTCCGCCCGTCGACTCGGCATCGCCGTGCCCGACGTCACCGTGGGTGTGAGATCCGGCGACACCACCTCGAGCGACCGGCGCAAGCTCGTTTCGGCGCCCCCCGACATCCTGATCACGACCCCCGAGTCGCTCTACCTGATGCTGACGAGCCAAGCCGGCGCAACGCTCACGGGAGTGCACACCGTCATCGTCGACGAGGTGCACGCCGTCGCCGCGACCAAGCGCGGCGCACACCTCGCGGTGAGTCTGGAACGGCTCGACGCGCTGCGCCAGGCGCACCAGCCGGGTGTCGCGGCCGCACAGCGCATCGGACTCTCGGCGACCGTCCGACCCATCGATGAGGTCGCACGCTTCCTCGGTGGCGCTGCGCCCGTCGACATCGTCGCTCCGCGATCCACCAAGGCCTTCGACCTGCGCGTGATCGTGCCGGTCGACGACATGCTCAACCCTCCCCCGCCGCCGGGCGCCGAGGCAGTCCCGACCGAGGCCCTGGCCGACGACTCGGTCGACTCCGCGGACGTCGTGGACGAGGACTGGTTCTCGGACGGCTCGACCGGGTCCCGCACCGCCCACCGCCCCGAGTCGACCGAGCTCACCGGATCGGTGTGGCCGCACGTCGAAGAGGCGATCGTCGACCGCATCGTCCGACATCGCTCCACGATCGTGTTCTGCAACTCGCGTCGACTCGCGGAGCGGCTCACCGGACGACTGAACGAGATCTACGCAGAGCGGCTTGGCCTGGAACTCCCGTACCCGGGCGTGCCCGCCGCGATGATGGCCCAAGCCGGCGCAACGGCAGGTGCTGATGCCGTCCTGGCGAAGGCCCACCACGGCTCGGTCTCCAAGGAGCAGCGCGCGCAGGTGGAAGACGAGCTGAAGTCCGGCATCCTGCGCTGCGTCGTGGCGACCAGCAGCCTCGAGCTCGGCATCGACATGGGCGCGGTCGACCTCGTGATCCAGGTCGAGGCGCCGCCGAGCGCGGCATCCGGCCTGCAGCGGATCGGCCGCGCCGGTCACCAGGTGGGCGAGGTCAGCCGGGCTGCGCTCTTCCCCAAGCACCGCGGCGACGTGCTGCACACGGCGATCGTCACCGAGCGCATGCTCGCGGGGCAGATCGAGTCCATCTCCATCCCGCAGAACCCGCTCGACATCCTCGCCCAGCAGACCGTGGCCGCGAGCGCCCTCGGACCCGTCGACGTCGAGGGCTGGTTCGAGACGCTCAAGCGCAGTGCACCGTTCCGTTCACTGCCGCGATCCGCTTACGAGGCGACGCTCGATCTGCTGGCGGGCAGGTTCCCCTCCGACGAGTTCGCCGAGCTGCGTCCCCGCCTGGTCTGGGATCGCGATCACGGCACGCTGACCGGGCGCCCCGGGTCGCAGCGCATCGCTGTGACGAGCGGTGGCACCATCCCCGATCGCGGACTGTTCGGCGTCTTCATCGCAGGTGAGTCGCAGAACGCACGCGTCGGCGAGCTCGACGAAGAGATGGTGTACGAATCGAGGGTGAACGACGTGTTCACCCTCGGCACCACCAGCTGGCGGATCGTCGAGATCACCCACGACCGCGTCAACGTCGTGCCGGCGTTCGGTCAGCCGGGCAAGGTGCCGTTCTGGCACGGCGACGGCATCGGCCGCCCGGCAGAGCTCGGCGAGGCGCTCGGCAAGTTCTCGCGCGAGGTCTCGGCCGCGACCCCCGAGAAGGCCGAGGATCGGCTGCGGGATGCCGGCCTCGACGACAACGCCGCGGGCAACCTGCTGGCCTACCTGAGCGAGCAGCGCGAGGCGACCGGCACCCTCCCGACCGACCGCACCCTCACGGTCGAGCGCTCGCGCGACGAGGTGGGCGACTGGCGCGTCATCCTGCATTCCCCGTACGGCATGCAGGTGCACTCGCCGTGGGCACTCGCCGTCAACGCCCGCATCCGCGAGCGTTTGGGGGTGGAGGGCTCGGCCGTCGCGAGCGATGACGGCATCATCGCGAGGGTGCCGGATGCCGCGGCCGAACCGCCCGGCGCGGACCTCTTCGTGTTCGACCCCGACGAGCTCGAGCAGATCGTGACAGACGAGGTCGGCGGCTCGGCGCTCTTCGCCTCGCGCTTCCGCGAGTGCGCGGCCAGAGCCCTGCTCCTGCCGCGCCGCAATCCCGGCCGGCGGAGCCCGCTGTGGCAGCAGCGTCAGCGCTCGGCCCAGCTGCTCGAAGTCGCCCGCCGTTACCCGACCTTTCCGATCATCCTCGAAACGCTGCGCGAGGTGCTGCAGGACGTCTACGACGTGCCCGCGTTGCTTCGCATCGCGCGAGCAATCGGCGAGCGCCGCATCCGGCTCGTCGAGACGACGACCTCGCAGCCGTCTCCGTTCGCGCGCGACCTGCTGTTCGGGTACGTCGGCGCGTTCATGTACGAGGGCGATTCACCGCTCGCCGAGCGCCGGGCAGCAGCCCTCTCGGTGGATCCGGCGCTGCTGTCTGAGCTCCTCGGGCGGATCGAGATGCGCGAGCTGCTCGACCCCGACGTGATCGCCCAGTTCGAGCGCGAAGCGCAGCGGCTCGACCCCGAGCGCCGGGCACGCGGCGTCGAGGGCGTGGCCGATCTGCTCCGCATCCTCGGTCCGCAGAGTGCCGCCGACGTGCAGGCGCGCCTGGAGCCCTCTGACGGCTCGGCCACCGCGACCGAGGCCGAAGCCGAAGCCCTCCTGACCGCGCTGATCGATGCCCGCCGCGCCATCCCGATCACGATCGCGGGCATCAGCCGAGTCGCCGCCATCGAAGACGCCGGGCGACTCCGCGATGCCCTCGGGGTGGCACTGCCGGTAGGCATCCCTACCGCATTCCTCGAGCCGCTGGCCGACCCGCTCGGCGATCTGGTGGCCAGGTACGCGCGCACCCACGGCCCGTTCCGAGCGGATGCGGTCGCCGAGCGGCTCGGCGTCGGCGTCGCCGTGGCACGGCACACTCTGCAGCGACTCGAGTCGCAGGGCCGGGTCGCCAGCGGATTCTTCCTGCCCGCCCCTTCGACAAGCTCAGGGACCGCGTTCGACGCAGAGACCGCGTTCGACGCAGAGACCGGGTTCGGCTCGGGGACCGGGGTGGGATCGGCGACGAGCGCGAGCGCCGTCGACGAGGCCGAGTGGTGCGACGCCGAAGTGCTGCGGCGGCTCCGGATGCGGTCGCTCGCCGCGATCCGCGGCAGCGTCGAACCGGTGTCGCAGGAGGCGTACGCCCGGTTCCTCCCGGTGTGGCAGCACCTCACCCGCCCGCTCGACGGCATCGACGGAGTGTTGGCCGTCGTCGAGCAGCTGGCCGGAGTGCCGATCCCGGCGAGCGCATGGGAATCGCTGGTGCTGCCGGCGCGCGTCGCAGACTACGCCCCCGGAATGCTCGACGAGCTGACAGCGACCGGCGAGGTCGTGTGGTCGGGCCACGGCAGCCTCCCGGGGCGAGACGGCTGGATCGCGCTGCATCCGGCGGACGCCGTCGCGCTGACCCTCCCGCCTCCCGAGGACGACATCGCCCCAGGCAGTCTCGAGGCTCAGCTGCTGCTCGCACTCGCAGCAGGCGGGGCGTACTTCGCCGCGCAGCTGCGCCAGCTCACCGGTGCGGAGAACGAACAGGCGGTGGTCGAGGCGCTGTGGAGCCTGACCTGGGCGGGCCGCGTGACCAACGATACGTTCGCGCCGGTGCGCGCACTCGTCGGCGGCGGTTCGCAGGCGCATCGGGTGGCGCGCAAGACACCTCGCGCACGGGTGTACCGCGGCGCAGCGGTGCGGACCGTCGCCGCCTCGGTGCCCCGCCCGGCGTCGGTGGGAGGGCGGTGGTCGCTGCTCGCGGCCCCCGAGGACGACCCAGCACTCCGGGCCACCGCGGCTGCGAGCCTGCTGCTCGACCGGTACGGGGTCGTCACGCGGGGCGCCGTGCAGGCCGAGGGTCTTCCCGGTGGCTTCGCTCAGGCCTATCGCGTGCTCGCCGGGTTCGAAGAGGCCGGTCACTGCCGCCGCGGGTACGTGATCGAGAAGCTCGGCGCGGCGCAGTTCGCGGCATCCGCCACCGTCGACAGGCTGCGTGAGTTCGCCGGCGTGTCCGACCCGCCGCCGCTGCTCGCCGTCACTCTCGCCGCGACGGATCCGGCAAACCCCTACGGCGCGGCGCTCGCCTGGCCGGCGCTCGAAGGCATCTCGCACCGCCCGGGTCGCAAGGCTGGCGGGCTCGTCGTGATCGTCGACGGCACGTTGGCGCTCTACCTCGAGCGCGGCGGCAAGTCCGCACTCGCCTTCACGGGCGACGAGGCAGTGCTCGGTGCAGCGACCCGCGACCTCGGTGTGACCGCCCGTGCCCGCCGACTCGACACGCTGACGATCGAGCAGGTGAACGGGGAGTTCGTCTACGGGACCCCCGTCGGTCGAGGGCTGCGGGATGCCGGCTTCGTCGAGTCGCCGCGCGGCCTGACGCTGCGGCGGCTGACGGCCGGCGACGAGACGCGCGCCCTCCGGCAGGCGCAGGGTCCAGCCCGTGCGTGA
- a CDS encoding PspC domain-containing protein: MAELIRPRNGRVIAGVCVAIANRFDMSVAVIRALMVISVLFFGLSIWLYLILWLVIPLDRR, translated from the coding sequence ATGGCCGAACTCATCCGCCCTCGCAACGGCCGTGTCATCGCCGGCGTCTGCGTCGCGATCGCAAACCGTTTCGACATGAGCGTCGCGGTGATCCGCGCCCTGATGGTGATCTCCGTGCTGTTCTTCGGCCTGTCGATCTGGCTCTACCTGATCCTCTGGCTGGTGATCCCGCTCGATCGCCGGTGA
- a CDS encoding ABC-F family ATP-binding cassette domain-containing protein gives MPAHTLTPSIVLDRVSFAWPDGSSALTDVSGAFSAVRTGLVGRNGSGKSTLLRLVAGELSPAGGHVTTSADVAYLPQRLTLDVDRPVADLLGVSATLGALRAIESGDVDPSHFDAVGSDWDVESRAHVALAEAGLAPGMLDRRVGELSGGEAVLTAIAGIRLRGASIALLDEPTNNLDREARARLAAMVRGWRGTLVVVSHDVSLLELMDETAELYRNELSVFGGPYSEWRAWLDSEQSAAKRAEVAAAAVVRREKKDRIEAETKIAQRQAVGRKAQFEKRVPGIIAGNRKSAAQVSAGKLRTETRDKESAARSALDAAERRVRDDGTVRIDLPDPGVPAGRRIAKIGDGARSWVIQGPERVALIGPNGAGKTTLLEHLLHGASESSVLYTDRVGYLPQRVDGLDDAATVLDNVQIAAPEVPVTELRNRLARFLIRGSGVDRPVSTLSGGERFRVALARVLLADPPPQLIVLDEPTNNLDLDTVDQLIGALTAYRGAVLVVSHDDAFVKRLGVSLLLELDAEGALTER, from the coding sequence ATGCCTGCTCACACCCTCACCCCTTCCATCGTCCTGGACCGCGTCTCGTTCGCGTGGCCGGACGGCTCGTCCGCCCTGACGGACGTCTCCGGCGCGTTCAGCGCCGTACGCACCGGACTCGTGGGCCGCAACGGCTCCGGCAAGTCCACGCTGCTGCGCCTGGTCGCCGGCGAGCTGTCACCCGCCGGCGGGCACGTCACCACGTCAGCGGATGTCGCATACCTTCCGCAGCGACTCACGCTCGACGTCGACCGGCCCGTCGCCGACCTGCTCGGCGTTTCGGCCACGCTCGGCGCGCTGCGGGCCATCGAGTCGGGCGACGTGGATCCTTCGCACTTCGACGCCGTCGGCTCGGACTGGGATGTCGAATCCCGCGCGCACGTCGCACTGGCCGAAGCCGGGCTCGCCCCGGGCATGCTCGATCGACGCGTCGGCGAGCTGTCGGGCGGCGAGGCCGTGCTGACAGCGATCGCCGGCATCCGTCTGCGCGGCGCATCGATCGCGCTGCTCGATGAGCCGACCAACAATCTCGACCGAGAAGCTCGGGCGCGCCTCGCGGCGATGGTCCGAGGCTGGCGCGGCACGCTCGTCGTGGTGAGCCACGACGTCTCGCTGCTCGAGCTCATGGACGAGACCGCGGAGCTGTACCGGAACGAGCTCAGTGTGTTCGGCGGTCCCTACTCCGAGTGGCGGGCGTGGCTGGACTCGGAGCAGTCCGCCGCGAAACGAGCCGAGGTGGCAGCCGCCGCCGTGGTGCGTCGCGAGAAGAAGGATCGAATCGAGGCCGAGACCAAGATCGCACAGCGCCAGGCGGTCGGCAGGAAGGCGCAGTTCGAGAAGCGAGTGCCGGGGATCATCGCCGGCAATCGGAAGAGCGCGGCACAGGTGTCCGCCGGCAAGCTGCGCACCGAGACGCGCGACAAGGAATCCGCCGCGCGGTCGGCACTCGATGCGGCCGAGCGCCGCGTCCGCGACGACGGCACCGTGCGGATCGACCTGCCCGACCCCGGTGTTCCCGCCGGGCGCCGCATCGCGAAGATCGGCGACGGCGCGCGCTCGTGGGTGATCCAGGGTCCGGAACGCGTTGCCCTGATCGGACCGAACGGGGCCGGCAAGACGACACTGCTCGAGCATCTGCTGCACGGTGCGAGCGAATCCTCAGTGCTGTACACCGACCGCGTCGGATACCTGCCGCAGCGGGTCGACGGGCTGGATGACGCTGCCACAGTGCTCGACAACGTGCAGATCGCCGCCCCCGAGGTGCCGGTCACCGAGCTTCGCAATCGACTCGCACGATTCCTGATCCGCGGATCAGGCGTCGATCGGCCGGTGTCGACGCTGTCGGGGGGTGAGCGGTTCCGCGTCGCGCTGGCCCGAGTGCTGCTCGCCGACCCGCCGCCGCAGCTCATCGTGCTCGACGAGCCGACCAACAACCTCGACCTCGACACGGTCGACCAGTTGATCGGGGCGCTCACGGCCTACCGAGGTGCAGTCCTGGTCGTCAGCCACGACGACGCCTTCGTGAAGCGGCTCGGCGTCAGCCTGCTGCTCGAACTGGATGCGGAGGGCGCGTTGACGGAGCGCTGA
- a CDS encoding alpha/beta fold hydrolase: MPLPSLDSEAVLWSAPAGERSGRPLLVLLHGYGADERDLFGLAAALPPEFVVAAVRAPLAPPWPTPGYSWYPIEGLESRDPTHVTDAATSLLAWLDEVAPGAQVGVLGFSQGAAVGIQAMRLDPERLSFLVNLSGYATPGELPGDGVLAASRPPAFWGRGTRDDVIPDILVTHTTLWLPEHSDLSGRVYPGLTHSVSQQELDDVTVFLEKQLESDAGRGR; this comes from the coding sequence GTGCCGCTCCCATCGCTCGATTCCGAGGCCGTGCTGTGGTCCGCGCCTGCCGGCGAGCGTTCCGGCAGGCCGTTGCTCGTGCTCCTGCACGGGTACGGTGCCGACGAGCGCGACCTGTTCGGCCTCGCCGCCGCACTGCCCCCGGAGTTCGTCGTGGCGGCCGTTCGTGCTCCGCTCGCCCCGCCATGGCCCACGCCCGGGTATTCGTGGTACCCCATCGAGGGGCTGGAAAGCCGCGACCCGACACATGTGACGGATGCCGCGACCAGCCTGCTCGCGTGGCTCGACGAGGTCGCGCCGGGTGCTCAGGTCGGGGTCCTGGGTTTCTCTCAAGGGGCGGCGGTAGGCATCCAGGCGATGCGGCTCGATCCCGAGCGCCTGTCGTTCCTCGTGAATCTGAGCGGCTACGCGACCCCCGGCGAGCTCCCCGGCGACGGCGTTCTCGCAGCGTCGCGGCCGCCGGCGTTCTGGGGACGAGGAACGCGGGATGACGTCATCCCGGACATTCTCGTCACCCACACGACGCTGTGGCTGCCGGAGCACTCCGACCTCAGCGGCCGGGTATATCCGGGCCTCACCCACAGCGTCTCGCAGCAGGAGTTGGACGACGTCACCGTCTTCCTCGAGAAACAGCTCGAATCCGACGCGGGCCGCGGTCGCTGA
- a CDS encoding NUDIX hydrolase family protein: MPVRTPDPDPNERDDQGTPRDPLGGIGASFGRGGHPLGDGSFGSPTPASASNPGWLSDIELAEARRRMPMLYVEAVPVRTDGVGAVTEVGILLRATPLGEMTRTIVSGRVRYGETVRDALFRHLENDLGPMAFPLLPPQPVPFTVAEYFPMPGLSAFHDDRQHAVSLAFVVPVSGTCEPRQDALEVTWMPPAEAASDALAAEMEGGRGTLIRLALASVGALR; the protein is encoded by the coding sequence ATGCCCGTCCGAACCCCAGACCCCGATCCGAACGAGCGCGACGATCAAGGCACCCCCCGCGACCCCCTCGGCGGCATCGGCGCGTCGTTCGGGCGCGGGGGTCATCCACTTGGCGACGGCTCGTTCGGCTCGCCCACGCCGGCGAGTGCCTCCAATCCCGGCTGGCTCAGCGACATCGAACTCGCCGAAGCGCGACGACGGATGCCGATGCTCTATGTCGAGGCCGTGCCGGTGCGCACCGACGGGGTCGGTGCCGTCACCGAGGTCGGGATCCTGCTTCGTGCGACGCCGCTCGGCGAGATGACCCGCACGATCGTGAGCGGCCGCGTGCGCTACGGCGAGACGGTGCGCGATGCGCTGTTCCGGCACCTGGAGAACGATCTCGGCCCGATGGCGTTCCCGCTCCTTCCACCGCAGCCGGTGCCGTTCACGGTCGCGGAGTACTTCCCCATGCCGGGGCTGAGCGCGTTCCACGATGACCGCCAGCACGCCGTCTCGCTCGCCTTCGTCGTGCCCGTCAGCGGTACATGCGAACCGCGCCAGGACGCACTCGAGGTGACCTGGATGCCGCCGGCCGAGGCGGCATCCGATGCCCTCGCGGCCGAGATGGAGGGCGGTCGCGGCACCCTCATCCGGCTGGCGCTGGCGAGCGTCGGCGCGCTGCGCTGA
- a CDS encoding M3 family metallopeptidase, giving the protein MTADALEPLSFPIDAAGWERFSDERPRARLAAVQDVDARLKDGVALSAIERLELWNDADIALAEALSEANLLSEAHPDPTVRATAESHVQVMEALSSARLLDRDLWRVFADAAADGLDDEAARLLAHVLRDFRRGGVDLEDATRERVRILTERDTELSLTFSRNIREGRREVKVAPEGLAGLPQDFIDSHPVGDDGLVTLTTEYTDLMPVREYASARTTRDALTSAYNELAWPENHQVLAELLEVRAERARLLGFSDWADYETETRMIGSGAAIPEFLARLDAASAEAAAAEFVRLQERLRREVPDAETVTIADFWYLLSGLKHEDYDVDPQLVRSYLPFDRVLPGVLDVTGRLLDLEYVPIAESTWHADVRSYDVMRGEVRLGRIHLDLHPRDGKFNHAACFPLAPGIRDRSLPEAVLLCNFSRGLLEHDEVVTFFHEFGHLVHDILAGRQRWARFSGVATEWDFVEAPSQLLEEWAWDADVLRSFTANAAGEPIPAELVAKMRTADAFGRALEVRRQLGHSNVSYHLHVDRPADLQAATEGWYARTSPVQPLPGLHPYAGFGHLTGYGACYYTYQWSLVIARDLLSGFGAGLMDPESAERYRREILEPGGSRDARDLVAAFLGRDYSFEAYREWLTPRA; this is encoded by the coding sequence GTGACCGCTGACGCTCTCGAACCGCTTTCGTTTCCCATCGACGCCGCCGGCTGGGAGCGGTTCTCCGACGAACGCCCCAGAGCCCGGCTCGCCGCGGTGCAGGACGTCGACGCCCGGCTGAAGGACGGGGTCGCGCTCAGCGCGATCGAGCGTCTCGAGCTGTGGAACGACGCCGACATCGCGCTCGCGGAGGCGCTCAGCGAAGCGAACCTGCTCAGTGAAGCGCACCCGGATCCCACGGTGCGAGCGACCGCGGAGTCTCACGTGCAGGTCATGGAGGCGCTCAGCAGCGCACGGCTGCTCGATCGAGACCTCTGGCGGGTGTTCGCGGATGCCGCCGCCGACGGCCTCGACGACGAAGCGGCAAGGCTGCTGGCACATGTGCTGCGGGACTTCCGGCGCGGTGGGGTCGACCTCGAGGATGCCACCCGCGAGCGCGTGCGGATCCTCACCGAGCGCGACACCGAGCTGTCGCTGACCTTCTCGCGGAATATCCGCGAGGGTCGGCGGGAGGTGAAGGTCGCGCCCGAAGGGCTGGCGGGTCTGCCCCAGGACTTCATCGACTCGCATCCTGTGGGCGACGACGGGCTCGTCACCCTGACGACCGAATACACCGACCTCATGCCGGTGCGAGAATATGCTTCGGCCCGCACCACGCGTGACGCCCTCACCAGCGCGTACAACGAGCTGGCTTGGCCCGAGAACCACCAGGTGCTCGCCGAGCTTCTCGAGGTGCGCGCCGAGCGGGCACGCCTGCTCGGTTTCTCGGACTGGGCGGACTACGAGACCGAGACGCGCATGATCGGCTCCGGCGCAGCCATCCCGGAGTTCCTCGCCCGGCTGGACGCGGCATCGGCCGAGGCGGCCGCTGCCGAGTTCGTACGGCTGCAGGAGCGCCTGCGCCGAGAGGTCCCGGATGCCGAGACGGTCACGATCGCGGACTTCTGGTACCTGCTCAGCGGGCTGAAGCACGAGGACTATGACGTCGACCCTCAGCTCGTGCGCTCGTACCTTCCGTTCGATCGCGTCCTTCCCGGCGTCCTCGATGTCACCGGCCGCCTGCTCGACCTGGAGTATGTGCCGATCGCCGAGTCGACGTGGCATGCGGACGTGCGCTCGTACGACGTGATGCGAGGCGAAGTCCGTCTCGGCCGGATCCACCTCGACCTTCACCCACGCGACGGCAAGTTCAACCACGCCGCCTGCTTCCCACTCGCTCCGGGAATCCGCGACCGCAGCCTTCCCGAGGCGGTGCTGCTCTGCAACTTCTCGCGCGGGCTGCTCGAGCACGACGAGGTCGTGACGTTCTTCCACGAGTTCGGGCACCTCGTCCACGACATCCTCGCCGGCCGCCAGCGCTGGGCCCGGTTCAGCGGCGTGGCGACGGAATGGGATTTCGTCGAAGCGCCGAGCCAGCTGCTCGAGGAGTGGGCGTGGGATGCCGATGTGCTGCGCTCCTTCACCGCGAATGCCGCGGGCGAGCCGATCCCCGCCGAGCTCGTCGCGAAGATGCGCACTGCCGACGCGTTCGGCCGCGCACTCGAGGTGCGCCGCCAACTGGGCCACTCGAACGTGTCGTACCACTTGCACGTCGATCGACCCGCCGACCTGCAGGCCGCCACCGAAGGGTGGTACGCCAGGACGTCTCCCGTGCAGCCGCTGCCGGGGCTGCATCCCTACGCCGGTTTCGGGCATCTGACGGGTTATGGCGCGTGCTACTACACGTACCAGTGGAGCCTCGTGATCGCTCGCGATCTGCTCTCGGGCTTCGGCGCGGGGCTCATGGATCCGGAGTCGGCGGAGCGCTACCGCCGCGAGATCCTCGAGCCCGGAGGCAGCCGCGACGCGCGCGATCTGGTCGCGGCGTTCCTCGGTCGTGACTACTCGTTCGAGGCGTACCGGGAGTGGCTCACACCCCGGGCGTGA